In Paenibacillus kyungheensis, the following are encoded in one genomic region:
- a CDS encoding DNA-directed RNA polymerase subunit alpha, giving the protein MIEIEKPKIETVDVNDEGNYGKFIIEPLERGYGTTLGNSLRRILLSSLPGAAVTSVQIDGVLHEFSTVQGVMEDVTEIILNLKALSLKIHSDEEKVLEIDAEGEGAITAGDIRADSDVEILNPDLHIATLAPGSRLHMRIFANRGRGYVAADKNKRDDQPIGVIPVDSIYTPISRVNYGVENTRVGQVTNYDKLTIEIWTDGSIRPEEAVSLGAKILTEHLMLFVGLTDEAKDAEIMVEKEEDKKEKVLEMTIEELDLSVRSYNCLKRAGINTVQELTTKSEDDMMKVRNLGRKSLEEVQEKLEELGLGLRQED; this is encoded by the coding sequence GTGATAGAAATCGAAAAGCCGAAAATTGAGACCGTAGATGTAAATGATGAAGGTAACTACGGTAAATTCATCATTGAACCGCTCGAACGTGGTTATGGCACAACACTTGGCAACTCACTTCGTAGAATTTTGTTATCTTCTCTTCCGGGAGCAGCAGTAACATCTGTTCAAATCGATGGTGTATTGCATGAGTTCTCAACGGTTCAAGGTGTGATGGAAGACGTTACAGAAATCATTCTGAACCTCAAGGCCCTTTCGCTTAAGATCCACTCTGATGAAGAAAAAGTGTTGGAGATTGATGCGGAAGGAGAAGGGGCGATCACTGCAGGAGATATCCGTGCAGACAGTGATGTTGAAATCCTGAATCCGGATCTTCATATCGCCACTTTAGCTCCAGGTTCTAGACTTCATATGCGTATTTTTGCAAATCGTGGTCGTGGCTATGTTGCTGCAGATAAGAATAAACGTGATGATCAACCAATTGGTGTCATTCCTGTAGATTCTATCTATACTCCGATTTCCCGCGTTAACTATGGCGTGGAAAATACTCGTGTAGGTCAAGTAACGAACTATGACAAGCTAACTATTGAAATTTGGACGGATGGTAGCATTCGACCAGAAGAAGCAGTTAGTCTGGGCGCTAAAATTTTGACTGAGCATTTGATGTTGTTTGTTGGTCTGACTGACGAAGCAAAAGATGCTGAAATCATGGTCGAAAAAGAGGAAGATAAAAAAGAGAAAGTGCTCGAGATGACTATCGAAGAGCTTGATCTCTCTGTACGTTCTTACAACTGCTTGAAACGTGCTGGTATCAATACCGTACAAGAGCTAACTACGAAATCCGAAGACGATATGATGAAAGTCCGCAACTTGGGCCGCAAATCGCTTGAGGAAGTTCAAGAGAAGCTTGAAGAATTAGGATTAGGACTTCGTCAAGAAGACTAA
- the rpsM gene encoding 30S ribosomal protein S13, producing the protein MARIAGVDLPRDKRVEIALTYIFGIGKTTSQKILSDTGIDLNTRVRDLTEDEVGKLREVIGSTKVEGDLRREISLNIKRLIEIGCYRGVRHRRGLPVRGQRTKTNARTRKGPRRTVANKKK; encoded by the coding sequence ATGGCACGTATAGCTGGCGTGGATTTACCACGTGATAAACGCGTTGAGATCGCCTTGACATATATTTTCGGAATCGGTAAAACGACTTCCCAGAAAATTCTGAGTGATACTGGTATTGACCTGAACACTCGTGTCCGCGATCTTACAGAAGATGAAGTAGGAAAATTGCGTGAAGTAATTGGTAGTACTAAAGTTGAAGGTGATCTTCGTCGTGAGATCTCTCTTAACATTAAACGTCTAATCGAAATCGGATGTTACCGTGGTGTTCGTCACCGTCGTGGATTGCCGGTTCGTGGACAACGTACTAAAACTAATGCTCGTACACGTAAAGGTCCTCGTCGTACAGTAGCGAACAAGAAGAAGTAA
- the rplQ gene encoding 50S ribosomal protein L17 encodes MAYQKLGRNSSARKALFRDLVTDLFLYERIQTTEAKAKEVRSIAEKLITLSKRGDLHARRQVAAYVRRESLDGGQDAIQKLFSDLATRYAERPGGYTRILKLGPRRGDAAPMVYLELVDRA; translated from the coding sequence ATGGCATACCAAAAATTGGGTCGTAATTCCAGCGCTCGTAAAGCTTTGTTTCGTGACCTGGTAACTGACCTGTTCTTGTATGAGCGTATTCAAACGACTGAAGCTAAAGCGAAAGAAGTTCGTTCTATCGCTGAAAAATTGATCACCCTTTCTAAACGTGGAGATCTTCATGCTCGTCGTCAAGTAGCTGCTTATGTTCGTCGCGAGTCTCTCGATGGTGGACAAGATGCTATCCAAAAATTGTTTTCTGATTTAGCAACTCGCTATGCAGAGCGTCCAGGTGGATACACTCGTATTCTTAAATTAGGACCTCGTCGCGGCGATGCTGCACCTATGGTTTATCTTGAATTGGTAGACCGCGCGTAA
- the rpmJ gene encoding 50S ribosomal protein L36, producing the protein MKVRPSVKPICEKCKVIRRKGNVMVICENPKHKQKQG; encoded by the coding sequence ATGAAGGTAAGACCTTCTGTAAAACCCATCTGCGAAAAATGCAAAGTCATTCGCCGCAAAGGGAATGTAATGGTTATTTGTGAGAATCCTAAACACAAACAAAAACAGGGATAA
- the infA gene encoding translation initiation factor IF-1, producing the protein MAKEDVIEVEGVVLEPLPNATFKVELENGHQILAHVSGKLRMHFIRILTGDKVVVQLSPYDLTKGRITYRK; encoded by the coding sequence GTGGCCAAGGAAGATGTTATTGAGGTAGAAGGCGTGGTTCTTGAACCCTTGCCGAATGCAACGTTCAAAGTTGAATTAGAGAATGGTCATCAGATTCTCGCTCATGTTTCTGGAAAGCTACGGATGCACTTTATCCGTATTCTGACTGGAGATAAAGTAGTTGTACAATTGTCACCTTATGATTTGACAAAAGGTCGTATAACTTACCGCAAATAG
- the rpsK gene encoding 30S ribosomal protein S11, whose translation MAKAKKVVRTKRRDRKNIESGVAHIRSTFNNTIVTITDPHGNAISWASSGGLGFRGSRKSTPFAAQLAAETAAKAAMEHGMKAVEVMVKGPGAGREAAIRSLQAAGLEVNLIKDVTPIPHNGCRPPKRRRV comes from the coding sequence ATGGCTAAAGCTAAAAAAGTCGTACGTACAAAACGTCGTGACCGTAAAAATATTGAATCTGGCGTGGCGCACATCCGTTCCACGTTTAATAATACAATCGTTACAATTACGGATCCTCACGGAAACGCGATCTCTTGGGCTAGCTCAGGCGGTTTAGGTTTCAGAGGTTCTCGTAAGTCTACTCCATTCGCAGCGCAATTAGCAGCTGAAACAGCAGCTAAAGCAGCAATGGAACACGGTATGAAAGCCGTTGAGGTTATGGTTAAAGGTCCAGGAGCTGGACGCGAAGCAGCAATTCGTTCTTTGCAAGCAGCTGGTCTTGAAGTTAACCTAATCAAAGATGTAACGCCAATCCCGCATAACGGATGCCGTCCACCAAAACGTCGCCGCGTATAA